The following proteins are co-located in the Armatimonadota bacterium genome:
- a CDS encoding glycine--tRNA ligase subunit beta has translation MPELLIELGCEELPASFVRGAYEQLQSEVETRLRAANLSFGAVVSLGTPRRLIVSVQDLVAMQPDQNKDVRGPAVKAAFDESGNPTKALEGFCRSQGVDVATVRKEGDYAWITKFIPGVPTIDVLKTLIPESILALQFEKSMRWGSSGIRYARPIRWILAAFDGRSVDFQIESVVSGTQSRGHRFNAPESFEATRFDELLSALRSRQVEPCPEARRTRIIEGATTVASGKPMMTEALIDENVFLTEWPTALEGDFKPEFGNLPEPVLITAMAKHERFFPVEGPDGKLLTKFISIRNGGEETTVRNGNAWVLNARFNDAKFFFDEDSRFTMDQFLAKTEKMLFQEKLGTVRQRADRLAALAEFVAGKAGASTEQAAAAQKAGLYAKADLVTGLVSELSSLQGVVGGEYAKREGFETEVCNAIRDQYSHEKISGESVVSRSMIAADQLDKLAGYLGQGLSPSGSSDPFGLRRAVTILIELAKDWTGLKTSYSDLLSKAFELYSAQGITLDPNKAVQSLAEIFVGRYKALMNVERHDVLEAAMLADHLGELSSPRRVSFRIEAIQQAISNPSFLQTVTRPLNIVSAAKSKGIQIATEIGELDSIEISALAQAHRAIVNDAHTAADSLSPDAFVAAITKLLPTINAAFDNAMVMVDDEKLRSNRLAVMDQLGTTLRLGGDWTKVNAE, from the coding sequence ATGCCGGAACTGCTCATTGAACTTGGATGCGAAGAACTGCCCGCCAGTTTTGTGCGTGGCGCCTATGAGCAGCTTCAGTCAGAGGTCGAAACTCGACTTCGCGCAGCCAATCTCTCGTTCGGTGCAGTGGTCAGTCTGGGCACCCCTCGCCGACTGATCGTTTCCGTCCAAGATTTGGTCGCGATGCAGCCAGATCAGAACAAAGATGTGCGCGGGCCAGCAGTCAAAGCCGCATTCGACGAGTCCGGGAATCCAACAAAAGCATTGGAAGGATTTTGCCGGTCACAAGGCGTTGATGTGGCCACAGTCCGAAAGGAAGGCGATTACGCTTGGATCACGAAGTTCATCCCTGGCGTTCCCACGATCGACGTCCTAAAGACTCTGATCCCCGAATCCATCTTGGCTCTGCAGTTCGAAAAGTCGATGCGATGGGGTAGCTCGGGTATCCGCTATGCCCGTCCAATCCGGTGGATCTTGGCGGCATTTGACGGCAGATCGGTCGATTTTCAGATCGAATCCGTGGTCAGCGGAACCCAGTCCCGAGGGCACCGGTTCAACGCGCCAGAGAGCTTTGAAGCCACCCGATTTGATGAGTTGCTTTCGGCATTACGAAGCAGACAAGTCGAACCCTGCCCAGAAGCCCGGCGAACCCGAATCATCGAAGGCGCCACGACCGTTGCGAGCGGCAAACCGATGATGACCGAAGCGCTGATCGACGAAAACGTGTTTCTTACCGAATGGCCGACGGCTCTCGAAGGTGACTTCAAGCCTGAATTTGGCAACCTACCTGAACCTGTTTTGATCACCGCGATGGCCAAGCACGAGCGGTTTTTCCCCGTTGAGGGCCCAGATGGAAAGCTCCTCACCAAGTTCATTTCGATACGCAATGGCGGCGAAGAAACCACTGTGCGCAACGGAAACGCATGGGTGCTAAACGCTCGGTTCAACGATGCCAAATTCTTCTTCGATGAAGATAGTCGGTTCACGATGGATCAGTTCCTCGCGAAAACCGAGAAGATGCTGTTCCAAGAAAAGTTAGGCACCGTTCGCCAGCGAGCAGACCGCCTGGCGGCACTGGCGGAGTTTGTCGCCGGCAAGGCTGGTGCGTCCACAGAACAGGCGGCTGCCGCACAAAAAGCAGGACTTTACGCAAAGGCCGATTTGGTCACCGGACTTGTTTCCGAGCTTTCGTCTTTGCAGGGTGTTGTCGGAGGCGAATACGCCAAACGTGAAGGATTCGAAACCGAGGTTTGTAACGCCATCCGGGATCAGTACTCCCATGAGAAAATCTCCGGCGAATCGGTTGTCTCGCGGTCTATGATCGCAGCGGACCAACTCGACAAACTCGCGGGATATCTTGGGCAAGGACTTAGCCCAAGCGGTTCGAGCGATCCTTTCGGACTTCGCCGCGCCGTGACAATCCTCATTGAACTGGCCAAAGATTGGACCGGGTTGAAAACTAGCTATTCCGACCTTCTGAGCAAGGCGTTCGAGCTGTACTCCGCACAAGGAATTACGCTTGACCCTAATAAGGCAGTTCAGAGCCTGGCCGAAATTTTCGTCGGTCGCTACAAGGCGCTAATGAATGTGGAACGGCACGACGTTCTGGAAGCGGCAATGCTCGCAGATCACTTGGGTGAACTCTCCTCCCCGCGTCGGGTCTCGTTCCGAATCGAGGCGATTCAGCAAGCAATCAGCAATCCAAGCTTCTTGCAGACCGTAACGCGGCCGTTGAACATCGTCAGTGCCGCGAAGAGCAAGGGCATTCAGATTGCAACTGAGATCGGTGAGTTGGACTCAATTGAAATCAGTGCACTCGCCCAGGCACACCGAGCAATTGTTAACGATGCCCATACAGCTGCGGATTCACTTTCCCCAGACGCATTCGTAGCGGCAATCA
- a CDS encoding outer membrane beta-barrel protein: MKRILTTALVAGLGVMAMAQSPSFIPTNTNIRLGFVYPTEDAVRDFTGNMFGLGVDIDTNFRLVSFGHGFLSLDYYTSSLDGNKGRVLSAMYNQRMPLSSMDGRNTYYFVGAGITNVDFTTSKTVFGLRGGVGMSLSEKTYGELVYNFTEKVDGVRASNFGVYLGFKF; encoded by the coding sequence ATGAAGCGAATCCTCACAACCGCTCTTGTCGCTGGACTTGGCGTGATGGCCATGGCTCAGTCGCCAAGCTTTATTCCAACCAACACCAACATTCGACTTGGATTTGTGTATCCGACCGAAGACGCCGTCCGAGATTTCACGGGCAACATGTTTGGCCTCGGCGTAGACATCGACACAAACTTCCGACTCGTGTCTTTCGGCCACGGATTCTTGTCGCTGGACTACTACACCAGTTCGCTCGACGGTAACAAGGGCCGAGTCCTTTCGGCAATGTACAACCAACGAATGCCGCTGTCCTCGATGGACGGACGAAACACCTACTACTTCGTGGGTGCTGGCATCACGAATGTGGACTTCACGACTTCCAAGACAGTCTTTGGATTGCGCGGTGGCGTGGGCATGTCCCTCAGCGAAAAGACCTACGGCGAATTGGTTTACAACTTCACCGAGAAGGTTGATGGCGTTCGAGCTTCGAATTTCGGCGTCTACCTCGGATTCAAGTTCTAA
- a CDS encoding ketoacyl-ACP synthase III codes for MRAVVQGVGHSVPNKILSNLDLEKIVDTSDAWITQRTGIRERRVSEPHETASTFATEAAHNALIDAGISPDEIEMVVVGTVTGDRPFPATACMVQHNLGIHHAGAFDLGAACAGFIYSLASVSSMIEAGRIKTALVVGVDVLSKYLDYTDRATCVLFGDGAGAVVLRGEENTDRGIIDTVLLSDGGGAKHIGVDVGGSMVPPGCPIPPDLHPHLYMAGAEVYRFAVGAMGDACMRALNQAGMTPEDIDLFVPHQANMRIIDSAAEKLGLPDEKVFKNVEKYGNTSGGSIPIALSEAKKTGRLKEGDLVMTVGFGAGLVWGANIIRW; via the coding sequence ATTCGCGCTGTGGTGCAGGGTGTCGGCCATTCCGTCCCCAACAAAATTCTTAGCAACTTAGATCTGGAGAAGATTGTCGATACTTCGGACGCGTGGATCACCCAGCGAACCGGAATTCGAGAGCGGCGTGTGAGTGAGCCGCATGAAACCGCGAGCACATTCGCTACAGAAGCCGCGCACAACGCTCTAATTGACGCTGGCATTTCGCCCGATGAGATCGAAATGGTCGTGGTTGGCACCGTCACTGGCGATCGCCCGTTCCCCGCGACCGCATGCATGGTGCAGCACAATCTTGGAATTCATCACGCGGGCGCATTTGACCTTGGAGCGGCATGCGCAGGATTTATCTACAGCCTGGCTTCTGTGAGCAGCATGATTGAGGCGGGCCGCATCAAGACGGCACTGGTTGTGGGAGTTGACGTTCTGTCCAAGTACCTCGACTACACGGACCGTGCGACTTGCGTGCTCTTCGGTGATGGAGCGGGTGCAGTGGTCTTGCGCGGCGAAGAAAACACCGACCGAGGAATCATCGACACGGTCCTTCTATCGGATGGCGGTGGTGCCAAGCATATCGGCGTAGACGTTGGAGGCTCAATGGTGCCTCCAGGCTGCCCGATCCCTCCAGATCTTCACCCGCACCTTTACATGGCGGGCGCGGAGGTTTATCGATTCGCGGTTGGGGCGATGGGTGATGCCTGCATGCGCGCGCTGAATCAGGCGGGGATGACGCCAGAGGACATCGATCTTTTTGTTCCTCACCAGGCGAACATGAGAATTATCGATTCAGCAGCTGAGAAATTAGGTTTGCCGGACGAAAAGGTCTTCAAGAACGTTGAAAAGTACGGCAACACCAGCGGCGGGAGTATCCCGATCGCGCTGAGCGAAGCCAAGAAAACCGGAAGGCTCAAAGAGGGAGACCTCGTGATGACCGTTGGGTTTGGTGCCGGACTGGTTTGGGGCGCAAATATCATCCGCTGGTAG
- the plsX gene encoding phosphate acyltransferase PlsX: MSVIALDAMGGDHAPGEIVAGAILAAPLIKGKILLVGQKEAIEKFGPLPSNIEIVHASEVVGMDEKPVEALRKKKDSSLNVAVRLVKEGQATSMVSAGNTGAASAASLLAWRQMPGIHRPAIATVMPGKHGRFLLLDAGASPDIDPEQIVEFAVMGRAYAEIVMGKTNPKVHLLNMGEEPGKGNAFAKQAYNLLESHAWFAGNIEGKDLGKEPIDVIVCDAFVGNIVLKTAEGVAEFILSEIKESAMASWQSKLAFLPIRKYLRPLREKLDYAEYGGSPLLGLNHLCVICHGRSNARAIMNALLVADKAAQFDLIDSMKERIVGIQNL; the protein is encoded by the coding sequence CTGAGCGTCATCGCATTGGATGCAATGGGGGGTGATCATGCCCCAGGAGAGATCGTCGCTGGGGCGATCTTGGCTGCGCCTTTGATCAAGGGCAAGATTCTTCTGGTAGGTCAGAAGGAAGCAATCGAGAAGTTTGGCCCTTTGCCATCCAACATCGAAATCGTTCATGCCAGCGAAGTCGTGGGCATGGATGAAAAGCCAGTCGAAGCACTCCGAAAGAAGAAGGACTCTTCCCTAAATGTGGCTGTGAGGCTGGTCAAAGAAGGTCAGGCAACTTCAATGGTGAGCGCTGGTAACACGGGTGCCGCGTCTGCCGCATCCCTGCTTGCATGGAGACAAATGCCCGGGATCCACCGCCCCGCCATCGCGACCGTCATGCCAGGAAAGCACGGCCGATTCTTGCTGCTCGATGCAGGAGCTTCGCCCGACATCGACCCGGAACAGATCGTCGAGTTTGCGGTGATGGGCCGTGCATACGCCGAGATCGTGATGGGAAAGACCAATCCCAAAGTGCATCTCTTGAACATGGGCGAGGAGCCCGGCAAAGGAAACGCCTTTGCAAAGCAGGCCTACAATCTTCTGGAAAGCCACGCCTGGTTCGCCGGGAACATCGAAGGCAAAGACCTCGGAAAAGAGCCGATCGACGTTATCGTCTGCGATGCGTTTGTTGGAAATATCGTCCTCAAAACCGCTGAAGGCGTCGCCGAATTTATCCTCAGCGAGATCAAAGAATCGGCGATGGCGAGTTGGCAGAGCAAGCTCGCCTTCCTTCCCATCCGAAAGTACTTGCGGCCTCTGAGAGAAAAATTGGACTACGCCGAATATGGTGGCTCGCCCTTGCTTGGGCTCAATCACTTGTGCGTGATCTGCCATGGCCGAAGCAATGCCCGGGCGATTATGAATGCGCTGTTGGTCGCCGACAAGGCCGCACAATTTGACCTCATCGATTCGATGAAGGAACGTATTGTTGGCATCCAAAATCTCTGA
- a CDS encoding DUF177 domain-containing protein → MKRDGLLDLNDALQHPGRKIAVDISTDLPESDDVDLADSVEGFLEAYSTGNSLVIEGEFKTRCNMDCARCGGPLEQEVNFQVTEDFAVEGVPSMYSQDDFARVVDEEGEPLFHENSLIVESLIRQNLILNLPVQPLCTYGWEGDCPEAKVRQENSLGRQSSPLDQLRSILEPGEESD, encoded by the coding sequence ATGAAGCGCGATGGATTGCTTGACCTTAATGATGCGCTACAACATCCGGGACGAAAGATCGCCGTTGATATCTCCACCGACTTGCCCGAGTCCGACGATGTTGATCTTGCCGACTCTGTTGAAGGATTTTTAGAAGCATATTCGACCGGGAACAGTCTGGTCATCGAAGGCGAATTCAAGACCAGATGCAATATGGATTGCGCCCGGTGCGGCGGTCCGCTCGAACAAGAAGTCAATTTTCAAGTTACCGAGGACTTCGCCGTTGAAGGCGTTCCGAGCATGTACTCCCAAGACGATTTTGCGCGGGTTGTCGATGAAGAAGGCGAACCCCTATTCCACGAGAACAGCTTGATCGTCGAAAGTCTGATTCGCCAAAACTTGATTCTTAATCTGCCCGTTCAGCCGCTCTGCACTTACGGCTGGGAAGGCGATTGCCCCGAAGCGAAAGTCCGACAAGAAAATAGTCTAGGAAGGCAGTCTAGCCCTCTAGACCAGCTTCGAAGTATTCTGGAACCGGGAGAAGAATCAGACTGA